The Dethiosulfovibrio peptidovorans DSM 11002 genome has a window encoding:
- a CDS encoding ABC transporter ATP-binding protein codes for MVAVGNKLIEVNNLKKYFKTKRGMLHAVDDLSFHIDKGETLGLVGESGCGKSTTGRVLIRLLEATAGQVLMDGEDVLSASGKRLANLRTKMQMVFQDPYSCLNPRMTVSELISEPLEVNNRYTGKTERPARIRELMDIVGLATRLTNAYPHELDGGRRQRVGIARALALNPEFIVQDEPVSALDVCIQAQILNLMKNLQKELGLTYLFISHDLSVVKHVSDRIAVMYLGSMVELTDYRSIFKNPLHPYTQALLSAIPIAKVDVDRDRILLEGDVPSPIEPPAGCRFAGRCRFRQERCTVETPELRQMEPGRWVACHYAGQLEERRA; via the coding sequence ATGGTCGCAGTAGGAAACAAACTCATAGAGGTAAACAACCTCAAGAAATACTTCAAAACCAAAAGAGGGATGCTCCACGCCGTGGACGACCTCAGCTTTCACATAGACAAAGGCGAAACCCTGGGCCTGGTGGGAGAGTCGGGCTGCGGTAAATCCACCACCGGCCGGGTCCTCATAAGGCTGCTGGAGGCCACGGCGGGACAGGTCCTCATGGACGGAGAAGACGTTCTCTCCGCCTCGGGAAAAAGGCTGGCCAACCTCAGGACCAAGATGCAGATGGTCTTTCAGGACCCGTACTCCTGCCTCAACCCCAGAATGACCGTCTCGGAGCTCATATCCGAGCCCCTGGAGGTCAACAACCGCTACACCGGAAAAACCGAGCGACCCGCCAGAATCAGGGAGCTCATGGACATAGTCGGACTGGCCACCAGACTCACCAACGCCTACCCCCACGAGCTCGACGGAGGGCGGCGCCAGAGGGTGGGCATAGCCAGGGCCCTCGCTCTGAACCCGGAATTCATAGTTCAGGACGAGCCGGTCTCCGCTCTGGACGTGTGCATCCAGGCACAGATACTCAACCTGATGAAAAACCTCCAGAAAGAGCTGGGACTGACCTATCTCTTCATATCCCACGACCTCTCGGTGGTCAAACACGTCTCTGACAGAATCGCCGTCATGTACCTCGGGTCGATGGTGGAGCTCACCGACTACAGATCCATATTCAAGAACCCCCTCCATCCCTACACTCAGGCCCTGCTCTCGGCCATACCGATAGCCAAGGTCGACGTCGACAGAGACAGAATCCTCCTGGAGGGAGACGTTCCCAGCCCCATAGAGCCCCCGGCGGGATGCCGCTTCGCCGGACGATGCCGCTTTCGCCAGGAACGGTGCACAGTGGAGACCCCGGAACTTCGTCAGATGGAACCCGGCCGCTGGGTAGCCTGCCACTACGCTGGTCAGCTGGAGGAACGACGAGCATAG
- a CDS encoding D-Ala-D-Ala carboxypeptidase family metallohydrolase — protein sequence MDDNDIRIAPHFSLREFQCPCCLTVRLQPELLSRLEALRGRWGPLRITSGYRCPRHNSEVGGVPRSRHMKGAAADVVVSRNRQELFCAVAREEGFESILPYRDRGFVHLAV from the coding sequence GTGGATGACAACGACATCCGAATAGCGCCCCACTTCTCGCTTCGAGAGTTTCAGTGTCCCTGCTGCCTCACGGTGCGTCTCCAACCGGAGCTTCTGAGCCGGTTGGAGGCCCTCCGGGGCCGCTGGGGTCCACTGAGGATAACCAGCGGCTACAGATGCCCAAGGCATAACTCCGAGGTCGGAGGAGTGCCTCGCAGCCGACACATGAAAGGTGCGGCGGCGGACGTGGTGGTCTCGAGAAACCGTCAGGAACTCTTCTGCGCCGTAGCGAGAGAAGAAGGCTTCGAGTCGATCCTGCCTTATCGAGACAGGGGATTCGTCCATCTAGCTGTATAA
- a CDS encoding YvrJ family protein has protein sequence MEDLLAGIAQNGFSIAVAAYLLIRMESRLEGLSQAIQELKLAIVEEGRRG, from the coding sequence ATGGAAGACTTACTGGCCGGCATAGCCCAGAACGGCTTCTCCATAGCGGTGGCAGCCTACCTGCTGATCCGCATGGAAAGCAGGCTGGAAGGGCTCAGCCAGGCCATACAGGAACTGAAACTGGCCATAGTCGAGGAAGGTCGCCGTGGATGA
- a CDS encoding ParA family protein gives MIVYAVWNNKGGVGKSYLTFQLASEYAKNHRAKKVLVIDLCPQSNSSLTFLGGIVNQGDENLSDIQKAVPRKTIAGYIQHRIKSPYVSPKTGSEFPIQVCNYNDYIPLPAKIGVA, from the coding sequence ATGATCGTATATGCTGTGTGGAACAACAAAGGTGGGGTTGGAAAAAGCTACCTGACATTCCAGCTAGCCTCGGAATACGCTAAAAACCATCGGGCTAAAAAGGTACTCGTGATAGACCTGTGCCCTCAGTCTAACTCTTCTCTGACTTTCCTCGGGGGAATCGTCAACCAAGGAGACGAAAATCTATCCGATATACAGAAAGCTGTGCCGAGAAAAACCATCGCAGGATATATCCAGCATCGAATCAAAAGCCCCTATGTATCGCCTAAAACAGGAAGTGAATTTCCAATACAGGTCTGTAACTACAACGATTACATACCCCTACCTGCCAAAATAGGTGTCGCATGA
- a CDS encoding transposase: MARYSKEQKEAIKKRMMPPENMSIPKLSKETGITVTTLYNWRKELRASGKAAPCDEDRPDSWSSRDKFLIVHETYTMNEEELARYCREKGLYVEQVISWRNSCEEANDGQSLKVRELMHEVSQVKKDHKKLAQELRRKDKALAEAAALLVLRKKVQAIWGENEDD; this comes from the coding sequence ATGGCGAGGTACAGCAAAGAACAAAAAGAGGCAATCAAAAAGAGAATGATGCCGCCGGAGAACATGTCCATACCTAAATTATCGAAAGAGACTGGCATAACGGTGACAACCCTCTACAACTGGAGAAAAGAGCTCCGTGCGTCCGGCAAAGCAGCTCCCTGCGACGAAGATAGACCGGATAGCTGGAGTTCCAGAGACAAGTTCCTCATAGTCCACGAGACCTACACCATGAACGAGGAGGAGCTGGCCCGGTACTGCAGGGAAAAAGGACTGTACGTCGAACAGGTTATAAGCTGGCGAAACTCCTGCGAGGAGGCAAACGATGGCCAGAGCCTCAAGGTCAGGGAGCTTATGCATGAGGTAAGCCAGGTAAAGAAGGATCACAAGAAGCTGGCACAGGAGCTCAGACGTAAGGACAAAGCCCTGGCTGAAGCGGCTGCCCTGCTGGTATTGAGAAAAAAAGTCCAGGCGATCTGGGGGGAAAACGAGGACGACTGA
- a CDS encoding protein-export chaperone SecB: MTISTGCVLKFTDYKLERACFERNPNYEKIEGMIPLDLSLNREMKSISENSFSLSISVDVFEKPRENNYPFSVGVTVSGFFQVDDSVGLDLKNKLIETNAAAILFPYVRSIISQITLMANTDSTLILPPVNFVEMLRSEETKKTSE, from the coding sequence ATGACGATTTCGACCGGTTGTGTTCTTAAATTTACGGATTATAAGCTTGAACGGGCTTGCTTTGAGAGGAATCCAAACTATGAAAAAATAGAAGGGATGATTCCTCTAGATTTAAGCTTAAACCGTGAGATGAAAAGCATAAGCGAAAATAGTTTTTCTCTATCGATCTCCGTCGATGTATTTGAAAAACCAAGAGAAAATAATTATCCTTTTTCCGTCGGTGTTACCGTTTCAGGCTTTTTTCAAGTGGACGACAGCGTCGGTCTAGATCTAAAAAACAAGCTTATAGAAACAAACGCCGCTGCGATTCTGTTCCCATACGTAAGATCTATAATCTCTCAGATCACATTGATGGCGAATACCGATAGCACCTTGATCCTCCCCCCCGTCAACTTTGTGGAAATGCTAAGGTCAGAGGAAACGAAAAAAACCTCGGAATGA
- a CDS encoding DUF1659 domain-containing protein, with the protein MASFVPSSSRVVLRCQVGTSADGAPKLGSLSISRANPAMTADQLDAVAAAMGTLLDVPVVEVHKIDTDIVSD; encoded by the coding sequence ATGGCATCCTTCGTACCGTCAAGCAGCAGAGTAGTGCTTCGCTGCCAGGTGGGAACCTCGGCGGACGGCGCTCCCAAGCTCGGGAGTCTGTCCATCTCCAGGGCCAACCCCGCCATGACCGCCGACCAGCTGGACGCCGTGGCTGCCGCCATGGGAACCCTTCTGGACGTCCCGGTCGTGGAAGTCCACAAAATCGACACCGACATAGTCTCGGACTAA
- a CDS encoding ABC transporter ATP-binding protein, translating into MNDKMLLDIQGLSVRYTTEDGIVRAVEDLQLKLAPGESLGFVGETGAGKTTTALSIMGLISEPPGKITDGKIIFQGKDLLKASEEEMRSVRGGKIAMIFQDPMTSLNPVITVDEQIAEMVLLHNDVSKKEALKIAVEMLEVVGIRSERAHEYPHQFSGGMKQRVVIAIALACNPALLIADEPTTALDVTIQAQVLELMKDLKRKFNTALIMITHDLGVVADICEKVAIMYAGSVVEYAEKRPLYTEPLHPYTVGLFNSIPDVDDDEEFLKVIPGLTPDPTNLPSGCPFHPRCTHAMERCRTERPRWTEARPGHFVACFLHQKD; encoded by the coding sequence ATGAACGATAAAATGCTGCTGGACATACAGGGCCTCTCGGTTCGCTACACCACCGAGGACGGAATCGTCCGGGCTGTGGAGGACCTGCAACTGAAGCTGGCCCCGGGCGAATCCCTGGGCTTCGTCGGAGAGACCGGAGCGGGAAAAACCACCACCGCCCTCTCCATAATGGGCCTCATCTCCGAACCGCCTGGAAAGATAACCGACGGAAAGATAATCTTTCAGGGAAAAGACCTGCTCAAGGCCTCAGAAGAGGAAATGCGCTCCGTCAGGGGAGGAAAGATCGCCATGATCTTCCAGGACCCGATGACCTCCCTCAACCCGGTAATAACGGTGGACGAACAGATAGCCGAAATGGTGCTGCTCCACAACGACGTCAGCAAGAAAGAGGCCCTCAAGATAGCTGTGGAAATGCTCGAGGTCGTCGGAATCCGTTCCGAAAGGGCCCACGAATATCCCCATCAGTTCTCCGGGGGCATGAAACAGAGGGTCGTCATAGCCATAGCCCTGGCCTGCAACCCGGCTCTGCTGATAGCGGACGAGCCCACCACCGCCCTGGACGTAACCATCCAGGCCCAGGTGCTGGAGCTCATGAAAGACCTCAAGCGCAAATTCAACACCGCCCTAATCATGATAACCCATGACCTGGGGGTGGTCGCCGACATATGCGAAAAGGTCGCCATAATGTACGCTGGTTCGGTGGTGGAATACGCCGAGAAGAGGCCTCTCTACACCGAGCCTCTTCACCCCTACACGGTGGGACTGTTCAACTCCATACCGGACGTGGACGACGACGAGGAATTCCTCAAGGTCATACCGGGACTGACACCGGACCCCACGAACCTTCCGTCGGGATGCCCCTTCCACCCCCGGTGCACCCATGCCATGGAGCGGTGCCGCACCGAGCGTCCCCGCTGGACCGAGGCCAGGCCGGGCCACTTCGTGGCCTGTTTCCTGCACCAGAAAGACTGA
- a CDS encoding amidohydrolase — protein MKAITKVQAWTVTGGIVENATVVVDGGKIVSVQAGGAVPEGAEVIDGTGKILTPGFIDAHVHAGICEEAVPGAMNAVNEDTGAVTPSVRAIDGINPSDEAFRNALSAGITCMQILPGSANIIGGIGTILKPVGHIVDKMVVRAHSGMKAALGENPVNWQGGKGRFPSTRMGNAACMRKAIQDAFDYRDKKKRAEEKGEHFSVDQGMEHFLPVLNRTVPMRIHSHRADDICTAIRICDEFDLRYTIEHCTEGQFIADYLAEKKVRAAVGPTATSKTKEEVKNKGWETLLALKKAGVSFCLITDHPVIPIETLPVAAALAIRAGLDAETALEALTIAPARHLEVDDRMGSIEPGKDADLVLWGGDPFDVRNAPELVLVNGESAL, from the coding sequence TTGAAAGCGATAACGAAGGTCCAGGCTTGGACCGTTACAGGTGGAATCGTGGAAAACGCGACGGTAGTCGTCGACGGCGGCAAAATCGTCTCCGTCCAGGCCGGGGGAGCGGTGCCGGAGGGGGCCGAGGTCATCGACGGAACCGGCAAGATACTCACCCCGGGCTTCATCGACGCCCACGTCCATGCGGGAATATGCGAGGAGGCCGTTCCCGGGGCGATGAACGCAGTCAACGAAGACACCGGGGCGGTCACACCGTCGGTGCGGGCAATCGACGGAATCAACCCGTCCGACGAAGCCTTCCGCAACGCCCTGTCCGCAGGGATCACCTGCATGCAGATACTCCCGGGCAGCGCCAACATAATAGGAGGAATCGGGACCATCCTGAAACCGGTGGGGCACATAGTGGACAAAATGGTCGTCCGGGCCCACTCGGGAATGAAGGCCGCCCTGGGCGAAAACCCGGTCAACTGGCAGGGAGGCAAGGGACGTTTCCCTTCCACCAGAATGGGTAACGCCGCCTGTATGAGAAAAGCCATACAGGACGCCTTCGACTACAGGGACAAAAAGAAACGGGCGGAGGAAAAAGGGGAACACTTCTCCGTCGACCAGGGAATGGAGCACTTCCTTCCCGTATTGAACCGCACCGTGCCCATGAGAATCCACAGCCATAGGGCCGACGATATCTGCACCGCCATAAGAATCTGCGACGAATTCGACCTTCGCTATACCATAGAGCACTGCACCGAGGGACAGTTCATAGCGGACTACCTGGCGGAGAAAAAAGTCCGGGCAGCGGTCGGACCAACCGCCACCAGCAAGACCAAGGAAGAGGTCAAAAACAAGGGCTGGGAAACCCTTCTGGCCCTCAAAAAGGCGGGTGTATCCTTCTGCCTCATAACGGACCATCCGGTAATCCCCATAGAGACCCTCCCCGTCGCAGCGGCACTTGCCATAAGGGCCGGACTGGACGCCGAGACGGCCCTGGAAGCCCTCACCATAGCTCCGGCCAGACACCTGGAGGTGGACGACAGAATGGGCTCCATCGAGCCGGGCAAGGACGCCGACCTGGTTCTCTGGGGCGGCGACCCCTTCGACGTAAGGAACGCCCCCGAATTGGTTCTCGTGAATGGAGAGTCGGCACTGTAG
- a CDS encoding helix-turn-helix transcriptional regulator, with the protein MQPQDPKLLLAGIPIDPQEFLLVEGLLRGLRQKEIAKDLGCSQQNVSVMVRKLRKKLEDFLKDLL; encoded by the coding sequence ATACAACCCCAAGACCCCAAGCTTCTGCTTGCGGGAATACCCATAGATCCCCAGGAATTTCTGCTGGTTGAAGGCCTTCTTCGAGGCCTGAGGCAAAAGGAAATAGCGAAAGACCTGGGATGCTCCCAGCAGAACGTCAGCGTCATGGTCAGAAAGCTGAGAAAAAAGCTGGAGGATTTTCTGAAAGACCTGCTGTAA
- a CDS encoding ABC transporter substrate-binding protein, which translates to MKAKGIKLCAAFCAAALSAGLLAGNPAIAREKKDPDTLTVANVYDAKTLDPFGTNDVASSGAMLHIYNRLVKLNDKDEVVGDLAEKFEQVDDLTYRFYLRKGVKFHNGEELKASDVVFSLKRSLSPSSGAVKHIVGAIDPDSIVALDDYTVEVKTLFPFAAFLPSMTHMGGGAILNEKAVTEAGDNYGMNPVGTGPFKLVEWNRGDKMVMERFEDYFGDKPAYKTLIIRAIPEGTNRTIELESGNVDIAYQITTNDVSRVEANKELKLLRLIDNSTTYLGFNCEKAPFDDVRVRQAITMALPTPQIIKAVLRGVGATAVGPIAPNVKYANPDLKPMPYDVEKAKALLAEAGYPDGFKASIWTNDKKARIDIATIAQNQLKKIGVDVDIQVLEWGAYLEGLTQKKHDMFIVGWTCQTPDPDMAVFAPFHSSMKGNNNFTFFGDDEVDALLEKGRVTPDGPERQQIYYDIQDALRNKGPWVFLYNDEQIIGTQDYVKGFTVSPFGFHDLSKVTFDGK; encoded by the coding sequence ATGAAAGCAAAAGGCATCAAACTCTGCGCGGCATTCTGCGCAGCCGCTCTTTCCGCCGGACTACTGGCGGGAAATCCCGCCATCGCCAGGGAAAAGAAAGACCCGGACACCTTGACGGTGGCCAACGTCTACGACGCCAAGACCCTGGATCCATTCGGGACCAACGACGTGGCCTCCTCAGGAGCCATGCTCCACATCTACAACCGTCTGGTAAAGCTCAACGACAAGGACGAAGTGGTAGGAGACCTGGCCGAGAAATTCGAGCAGGTGGACGACCTTACCTACAGGTTCTATCTGCGTAAGGGCGTCAAATTCCACAACGGCGAGGAGCTCAAGGCCTCCGACGTTGTCTTCAGCCTCAAGAGATCCCTGTCGCCCTCCAGCGGTGCCGTCAAGCACATCGTCGGAGCCATCGACCCGGACAGCATAGTGGCCCTGGACGACTACACCGTCGAGGTCAAGACCCTGTTCCCCTTCGCCGCCTTCCTGCCCTCCATGACCCACATGGGCGGAGGAGCTATCCTCAACGAGAAGGCAGTCACCGAGGCGGGAGACAACTACGGCATGAACCCGGTGGGCACCGGTCCCTTCAAGCTTGTCGAGTGGAACCGCGGCGACAAGATGGTCATGGAGCGCTTCGAGGACTACTTCGGCGACAAACCGGCCTATAAGACCCTCATAATCAGGGCCATCCCGGAGGGGACCAACCGCACCATCGAGCTCGAGAGCGGCAACGTCGACATCGCCTATCAGATAACCACCAACGACGTCAGCAGGGTGGAGGCCAACAAGGAGCTCAAGCTTCTCAGGCTCATCGACAACTCCACCACCTATCTCGGCTTCAACTGCGAGAAGGCCCCCTTCGACGACGTCAGGGTCCGTCAGGCCATCACCATGGCTCTGCCCACACCCCAGATCATCAAGGCGGTCCTCAGAGGAGTCGGAGCCACTGCGGTCGGCCCCATCGCTCCCAACGTAAAATACGCCAACCCGGACCTCAAGCCCATGCCCTACGACGTGGAGAAGGCCAAGGCCCTCCTCGCCGAGGCGGGGTATCCCGATGGCTTCAAGGCCTCCATCTGGACCAACGATAAGAAGGCCAGAATCGACATAGCCACCATCGCCCAGAACCAGCTCAAGAAAATCGGCGTCGATGTGGACATCCAGGTTCTCGAGTGGGGCGCCTATCTTGAGGGACTCACCCAGAAGAAGCACGACATGTTCATCGTTGGCTGGACCTGCCAGACTCCCGACCCGGACATGGCGGTCTTCGCTCCCTTCCACTCGTCCATGAAGGGCAACAACAACTTCACCTTCTTCGGCGACGATGAGGTAGACGCCCTTCTCGAAAAGGGCAGAGTCACCCCCGACGGCCCGGAGCGCCAGCAGATCTACTACGACATTCAGGACGCCCTCAGGAACAAGGGACCCTGGGTGTTCCTGTACAACGACGAGCAGATCATCGGGACCCAGGACTACGTCAAGGGATTCACCGTCAGCCCCTTCGGCTTCCACGATCTCAGCAAGGTGACCTTCGACGGCAAATAG
- the nikC gene encoding nickel transporter permease has product MSETVIKETKRKNPWAEVFRRLKKNRLAMIGLFVVIVLAFTAIFADFIAPYTYEEQDLMAAFESPSATHWFGTDEFGRDIFSRIVYGSRISLQVGFVAVSFSILIGGFLGALAGYYGGWIDNVIMRFMDVLFSVPQLLLAISVAASLGPGLFNLMIAVGISSVPQYARLVRASVLSIREQEFIEAARSVGAKDLKIIFRHILPNCMAPIIVQGTLGVAFAILTAAGLSFIGLGIQPPIPEWGAMLSGGREYIRDHAYMTMFPGLAIMITILALNFLGDGLRDALDPKLKN; this is encoded by the coding sequence ATGAGCGAAACCGTAATCAAAGAGACCAAGAGAAAAAACCCCTGGGCCGAGGTATTCCGAAGGCTCAAAAAGAACAGATTGGCAATGATCGGCCTGTTCGTGGTAATAGTGCTGGCCTTCACCGCCATCTTCGCCGACTTCATAGCCCCCTACACCTACGAGGAACAGGACCTCATGGCGGCCTTCGAGAGCCCATCGGCGACCCACTGGTTCGGAACGGACGAATTCGGCCGAGACATCTTCAGCCGCATAGTCTACGGAAGCCGAATCTCCCTACAGGTGGGATTCGTCGCGGTCAGCTTCTCCATACTGATCGGAGGCTTCCTGGGAGCCCTAGCCGGATACTACGGAGGATGGATAGACAACGTAATAATGAGGTTCATGGACGTCCTGTTCTCCGTTCCCCAGCTCCTGTTGGCCATATCCGTGGCGGCCTCGCTGGGACCGGGACTCTTCAACCTCATGATAGCCGTCGGCATATCCTCCGTGCCTCAGTACGCCAGACTGGTCCGGGCCTCGGTGCTCTCCATAAGAGAGCAGGAATTCATAGAGGCGGCCAGATCGGTGGGAGCCAAGGATCTCAAGATAATCTTCAGACACATACTGCCCAACTGCATGGCCCCCATCATAGTACAGGGCACCCTGGGGGTCGCCTTCGCCATACTCACTGCCGCTGGGCTCAGCTTCATCGGCCTGGGCATACAGCCTCCCATCCCCGAATGGGGAGCCATGCTCTCCGGCGGACGGGAATACATCCGGGATCATGCCTACATGACCATGTTCCCCGGACTGGCGATCATGATAACCATACTGGCTCTCAACTTCCTGGGCGACGGACTAAGAGACGCCCTGGACCCCAAGCTGAAGAACTAG
- a CDS encoding DUF6883 domain-containing protein yields MASLNNLTIEIPEAKIFRYALNEQHPSGKHKAFVFESVLGFNSSNGDKLIEKIKAAVLQNVDRLTEKGRTPDGSLRYELILEIEGENGRVAKVLTAWQKIGSTLRLVTIHVCKNR; encoded by the coding sequence TTGGCTAGTTTAAATAATCTGACCATAGAGATACCTGAGGCTAAGATTTTCAGGTATGCTCTGAACGAGCAGCACCCTTCGGGGAAACATAAGGCTTTTGTTTTCGAATCGGTATTAGGCTTTAATTCGTCTAATGGAGATAAGCTGATAGAAAAAATAAAGGCTGCCGTGTTGCAAAATGTAGACAGACTAACGGAAAAGGGTCGTACTCCGGATGGATCTTTGCGTTATGAATTGATACTCGAAATTGAGGGAGAAAACGGTCGAGTAGCTAAGGTGCTAACAGCTTGGCAAAAAATAGGCAGTACTTTAAGGTTGGTGACGATACATGTATGCAAAAATAGATGA
- a CDS encoding DUF2922 domain-containing protein, protein MKTVKMTFGRSDGTKKSISLKHAKETLTETEVRTAMQSVIDNGAVLPAVTTIVEAELIDRTVEEIITQ, encoded by the coding sequence ATGAAAACCGTTAAGATGACCTTCGGGAGATCGGACGGAACAAAAAAGAGCATCTCCCTGAAGCACGCCAAGGAAACCCTCACGGAAACCGAGGTCAGGACGGCCATGCAGTCCGTCATAGACAACGGAGCGGTTCTTCCGGCGGTAACCACCATAGTAGAGGCCGAGCTTATCGACCGCACCGTGGAGGAGATCATAACCCAGTAG
- a CDS encoding sigma factor, with product MHQEKKKTIKPIDESKIIGGDCPCDGTDDILDLEELVLRFLPLIKTLAKRYAGRGADFEELLGEAACHALELIIQCPDEQPLPLYLSNMLPGRVRDAAKKLRRQADHGSFEEMAETGYEPEDPNPLYNPKTPSFCLREYP from the coding sequence ATGCACCAGGAAAAAAAGAAAACCATAAAACCCATAGACGAAAGCAAAATCATCGGAGGGGACTGCCCCTGCGACGGAACCGACGACATACTCGATCTGGAGGAACTGGTGCTTCGATTCCTGCCCCTCATAAAAACCCTGGCGAAACGCTATGCCGGGCGGGGCGCCGACTTCGAGGAACTCCTGGGCGAGGCCGCCTGTCACGCTCTGGAGCTCATAATACAGTGTCCGGACGAACAACCTCTGCCCCTCTACCTGTCCAACATGCTCCCCGGCAGGGTAAGAGACGCCGCGAAAAAGCTCCGTCGTCAGGCCGACCACGGCAGCTTCGAGGAAATGGCCGAGACCGGCTACGAGCCGGAGGATCCAAACCCACTATACAACCCCAAGACCCCAAGCTTCTGCTTGCGGGAATACCCATAG
- the nikB gene encoding nickel ABC transporter permease, whose amino-acid sequence MFKYIFKRVLMLVPVLIGVTFIVFSMLYITPGDPARMVLGEQAPQESVDELRQEMGLNDPFFVQFGRYVYKAVVHGDIGRSYITKRPVVQEIWAAFPVTLKLSAMAMVIAMIVGIPCGIVSAIKQYSLFDNVVTVFAMIGISMPVFWLGILLILLFSVRLGWVPPSGFDSVSTMILPALTLGAQSVAIITRMTRSSMLEVIRQDYIRTVRAKGQRERVVIWKHALGNALIPVVTISGIQFGILLGGAVLTELIFSIPGVGRLMVESIKMRDFPVVQGGVLFIAVAFCVVNLLVDLVYAWLDPRIKAQYVS is encoded by the coding sequence ATGTTCAAATATATCTTCAAACGGGTACTCATGCTCGTTCCGGTGCTCATAGGGGTGACCTTTATAGTCTTCTCCATGCTCTACATAACCCCGGGAGACCCGGCAAGGATGGTCCTGGGAGAGCAGGCCCCGCAGGAATCGGTGGACGAGCTGAGACAGGAGATGGGTCTGAACGACCCCTTCTTCGTACAGTTCGGACGCTACGTCTATAAAGCGGTCGTCCACGGAGACATAGGCCGGTCCTACATCACCAAGAGGCCGGTGGTCCAGGAAATCTGGGCCGCCTTCCCCGTAACCCTGAAACTCTCCGCCATGGCCATGGTCATAGCCATGATAGTGGGAATACCCTGCGGCATAGTGTCGGCCATAAAGCAGTACTCCCTGTTCGACAACGTAGTCACCGTCTTCGCCATGATCGGCATATCCATGCCGGTCTTCTGGCTGGGAATACTGCTCATACTGCTCTTCTCCGTCAGGCTCGGATGGGTTCCCCCGTCGGGCTTCGACAGCGTCTCCACCATGATCCTACCGGCCCTGACCCTGGGAGCCCAGTCCGTGGCCATCATCACCAGGATGACCCGATCCAGCATGCTCGAGGTCATAAGGCAGGACTACATCCGCACCGTCAGAGCCAAGGGACAGAGGGAAAGAGTGGTCATCTGGAAACACGCCCTGGGTAACGCCCTCATACCTGTCGTAACCATAAGCGGAATACAGTTCGGCATTCTTCTGGGTGGGGCCGTCCTCACAGAGCTGATCTTCTCCATCCCTGGAGTCGGAAGGCTTATGGTCGAATCCATCAAGATGAGGGACTTCCCTGTGGTACAGGGCGGCGTCCTCTTCATTGCCGTGGCCTTCTGTGTGGTCAACCTCCTGGTGGACCTCGTCTACGCCTGGCTGGACCCGAGAATCAAGGCCCAGTACGTCTCCTAG